In the genome of Schistocerca piceifrons isolate TAMUIC-IGC-003096 chromosome X, iqSchPice1.1, whole genome shotgun sequence, one region contains:
- the LOC124721739 gene encoding protein obstructor-E-like: protein MATSAALLLASAAVLLGSAAAQFKCPEPSGYFPDPVQCDLYYKCVSNRPEELLCPDGLVFDDSNPNQARCDNPNNVDCGDRTELQEPKPSEGCPRANGYFRHPDAQVCDKFVNCVDGTANELPCPPGLIYDDSRSTCAWPAESQRHDCTNSKKDKLDDGFSCPDGEVIGPNGRVLPHPTFPHPDDCQKFYICRNGRMPQRGNCPTGTVYNEVTFKCDEPENVPGCEKWYADEGKRSRK from the exons ATGGCTACCAGCGCAGCTCTGCTCCTCGCGTCCGCGGCCGTCCTCTTGG GTTCGGCAGCAGCGCAGTTCAAGTGCCCCGAGCCGTCCGGCTACTTCCCGGACCCTGTGCAGTGCGACCTGTACTACAAGTGCGTCAGCAACAGACCCGAGGAGCTGCTCTGCCCAGACGGACTGGTCTTCGACGACAGCAACCCTAACCAGGCGCGCTGCGACAACCCCAACAACGTCGACTGCGGCGACCGGACTGAGCTGC AGGAGCCGAAGCCGTCAGAGGGCTGCCCGCGCGCCAACGGCTACTTCCGTCACCCCGACGCGCAGGTGTGCGACAAGTTCGTCAACTGCGTCGACGGGACGGCCAACGAGCTGCCCTGCCCGCCCGGACTCATCTACGACGACAGCCGCAGCACTTGCGCCTGGCCCGCCGAGAGTCAAAGACACGATTGCACCAACAGCAAGAAGG ACAAGCTGGACGACGGCTTCTCTTGCCCTGACGGCGAGGTGATAGGCCCGAACGGACGCGTGCTGCCGCACCCGACGTTCCCGCACCCGGACGACTGCCAGAAGTTCTACATCTGCCGCAACGGCCGCATGCCCCAGCGCGGCAACTGCCCCACCGGCACCGTCTACAATGAGGTCACTTTCAAGTGCGACGAGCCCGAGAACGTGCCCGGATG